In Malania oleifera isolate guangnan ecotype guangnan chromosome 8, ASM2987363v1, whole genome shotgun sequence, a single window of DNA contains:
- the LOC131161943 gene encoding protein CURLY FLAG LEAF 1-like, with translation MVSLQTPLSPNRRKAITEFDNLLTKKRKWEEPAAEARQSIFVKPFNVKDKSTSTSILDMELQLQETPLPSEWQRCLDIQSGQIHFYNTRTHKRTSRDPRRSPEPTESGDDHMSLDLELNLPCGPMKKSHADQEAGINNKHMPYDSSHSSTTITTDLLMNLDQHKNNSCRSPTGSPLPWLSTERDQEDMVTAVCMQCHMLVMLCKTSPICPNCKFMHPPNQSPPNQLKPRFSFLC, from the exons ATGGTTTCTCTTCAAACACCCCTCTCCCCAAATCGAAGAAAAGCAATTACAGAATTTGATAACTTACTGACAAAGAAGAGGAAGTGGGAAGAGCCTGCGGCAGAAGCCAGACAGTCTATTTTTGTGAAGCCCTTCAATGTAAAAGACAAAAGCACCAGCACTTCCATTTTGGACATGGAACTTCAACTGCAGGAGACACCATTGCCATCAGAGTGGCAACGATGCCTTGACATTCAG TCAGGGCAGATACACTTCTATAATACAAGGACCCATAAGAGAACATCGCGGGATCCAAGGAGAAGCCCAGAGCCTACTGAGTCTGGCGATGATCACATGAGCCTGGACCTGGAGCTAAACCTACCATGTGGGCCGATGAAAAAGAGCCATGCTGATCAGGAAGCCGGCATCAATAATAAGCATATGCCATATGATTCTTCCCATAGTTCCACAACCATCACTACTGATTTACTTATGAATTTGGACCAACACAAAAATAATTCATGCAGGAGCCCAACAGGTTCGCCGCTGCCATGGCTTTCAACCGAACGAGATCAAGAAGATATGGTAACAGCCGTGTGCATGCAGTGTCACATGCTGGTTATGTTGTGCAAGACTTCCCCTATCTGCCCTAACTGCAAATTCATGCACCCGCCGAACCAGAGCCCTCCAAACCAACTCAAGCCAAGATTTAGCTTCTTGTGTTGA